The Gossypium hirsutum isolate 1008001.06 chromosome A13, Gossypium_hirsutum_v2.1, whole genome shotgun sequence nucleotide sequence GTCTTCCTCTTTTCTTAGCTCACAAGCACCCTCTTTCTCTGCTAAGGCTCTCCAAAAACTCTTTGGGAAACCCTTAAACCTCTCCCCCCATAAGAAAAGCAATGGCCAAGGGCAGCAACAAGCTAACCAAGCTCTTATCGGTTctaaagaagcttaattcattcaACAGCAAGCAAAGCCGCACCCCCACGTCAACCGCCGCGGTGGCGGCTTCCGATATCATCTACAACGAAGAAAGCTCTGCCGATCTCCACCCTGTCTACGTTGGGAAATCCCGGAGGCGGTACCTTATTAGCTCCGACATTATCGACAACCCTTTGTTCCGTGAGCTCGCGGAACGGTCCGGTGAAGACGATGACGCCGTCATCAACGTGTCGTGCGAGGTGGTTTTGTTCGAACACTTGCTTTGGATGCTCGAAAATGCTGATCCTCAACCCGAGTCTTTGGAAGAGCTGGTTGAGTTTTACGCTTGTTGATGGTACGGACCGTAATTCGTAAGTTGTACATTGATCatgtaataataaaatgaaatttataggcGATGTTAGAAGACAACAGATGTGTTAGTTTCAACGGCGAGGATTTAGCCGAGTTCTCGCCGGCAGCCTGGTGGTGGTGGGGGAGATGACATTTTGTGTATCATTGTTGTTTCATTGTCGTTTAATCATGTTTCTTCTTTCTGATTTATACAAGAgattaatatttcatttttcttatgaTGTCGAAATCATAATAACTCAATCTTTGGGTGAAAAAAATCATAATCcaaacttaatttaataatgcttcgaaaaaaaaaagtatattacaGCAAAGCTTTGGGCTCCAGCAGCTTTCATGTTTGTCTTCCAGATTTGACGATGTCTTGAATACaagtttttttcctttaaaattattttgagttttgGTGAGGGAAGGtggaaatttttctaaaaaattataaagtgttggtcATCTAGAGTCGATCGATATACCTTCATAAGTTGGGGTTTGAACTTCAAAAGCcgtcatttctttttctttggtaGGTGATTCTACGTCCAACTCAATGAAACGCTCTCATTTTATGAATTCACCATAACCTGTTAAGATATTTGGACTcgataaattataatattaagaaaatgtAAGGTTCAAATGACCAATGATGGGGTTGTTAGAGATGCTTTGTTTTTTTAGATAGACAGTGTTAGTTCCGTTGCTTTTCGTTTGCTGACAATAGGGGTATAAGGTTTGtgtgtataaaatataaaaaaaggtgaattaaatatatgtatgaggtttatattataattttaaaaaagggtATAAAATAATCTGActttacaaatttattttatagAGAGCGGTGGGGGAAGATTTTGGTAAGTGGAAGACACGAAATACTTTGTTCTTTTAACACACATTAGCATCGACGCGTTTGCCAAGCTGCCATGGCCATGCCACTCTTAAAACCTTCAAATCTGCTgcttatttttccatttttcgaatttattatatttctttatttttataaaataatttgctCCTTCCCTTTGttgttataataaaattgtttttcTATTTAGGCCATTAATTTAGGTTTTCAATAAGTTTCATTTGTGTTGAGTTTAGTTCACTTGAATGTGACGTATTTGACAAAATTAGAAACATGAGTCGAGTAGGGTGATAAGATTCCTAATCGAATTGCTTGAAGTGATTGGATAAgcttgaaagttttttttttatctcttgaAAGAGTTTTGGAGAGTTTGAAGACtgatttatcaatatttttatgtgataaatacttAGGATAATTAGCCACTTGAAGAGGCCCATAAATAGGTTGTTTTGTGCATGTACATCAAGAATCATTTTGGACTGTCTTTGTCAACAGCTTTATTGTGTTCTTATGATTATTTTGTGACACTCTTTTTTATTGTATTGTGAggtttactcacaatttaatttattttttcattttacgtGTGTAATAGAATTTCTAAACACTTTACAGTTTCCAAAagagaattcaaatttaaattttgactatAATTTGTTAGAAAGACTATATAAAATTAGtagtttaatttactaattaaaataaaCTGTTATTATCAGAATCAATCAttagaaataataaattaaattattaattcaataaattaattcaaCTCAAATTAACTCggctaaatataataatttagactattaaaatttaaatctaaaatctTCAAATTCTTAAAACCAAAACTTTACCATTAATAACAATTTTTAAGACAAATTAGGTACCTAATTTGAATACATATGTCTAATTGTGTAACTTGCTTTTTAACATGTACCCACATTGATTTTATTTAGACCAATCCCTAATTACCAACCACTTTTAATTCAATGATGATTATAGAGTTgaatactttttattttcttttttaaatattatccTTACAAGAATTCGTTGAGAATGATGATTCAACTATAAGAATAAGAAAATTAGTTTGGTTTGATTAaagttgtaattatttttttctcgAATAATCTGATAATTATATAgtgtttagaattatttatagtttctttttaatttataaataagataatattatgtttttgtatacTCGAACCTACgttattttacattaataataatgTTCATGTGAATCGAACTAAAACTTAATTGATAAAGctgtaattattaaaataaaactaaaaattgaaAACTGTTTTCCAAAGGATTATTTACATTacaaattagtaaaaattaaatttaaaaacacatggtcttttagtatttatccacaaaaatttgaaaaaaaaaaaaggagaaaaagaatgAATGTTTGGAATCCAAGTAATCCTTATCAGAAATAAAGTACATGGCAGCTGCAAGAATGATTATTGTTTTGACTTTTGACGTTGTTTTGTTTGTGTAATATTCCCAATtttagaaagaagaaaaattagAGTTTTATAGGTTATTAAGCGTGAATTCGATTGGTGTAAGTATTATTGTTAAGTTAGAAAGATTTAAGTTTGAGTATATTAAAGtgcattattttcttatttatcgATTAGGGGGCTATAGATAGTTTAGTTATTGTATCAAAAATAAcagatatgatcaaaacttataacaaaattattaaaaataaaaataattattctataTTGTGAAATGTTAATGTATGTATAACAATTATAAACAATTATCTAATTAATTGATCTAACATTGgtggaatttaaataaaaataggtcaatcatattctttatttttttaatcaatctatattttataatatatacatgtaaatttaattttaaaaaattatttgatatatcgTCGATAGAGTATTTTAGATTCTACAAACGAATTAAGGGTTTGACAACTGTATTATAGTgtgtagtaaaaaaaattatataaataaatatgacaCTTATCACATCCTCAACCcgtttgtggagtctaaaaaacATCACGGAtggtgtatcaaataattacactttaattttttttaagaatttttcatTATACATTACactattaattcttttattttaaatatttttattatttattaaatttataaataaaactcCAGTAttcaaatatttggttaaatgtATTCAATAGACAATAAAATTTAtcacaattataaataattttattaaaaaaattaccttaaataaataataaaattttgatatttaaaaattagattaatatatattttttttactttttagattaatGAAAAATTGGCACTTTAAAGATTGGTAAtgcattataagtttttattttcttatttattagcaaataagttaaagttttttaataaatttatttacgtGTGATCGATTTTATTATCAAACAAgttgatatgatatttatttataaatgtggtaaattttttaaataataaaaatattttgaatcaccCTCACAATTAACGTAAATGAATTGTAGCCTAAGCTTTAGTAATTTATATATtagaattttatgattttttaatttttttagaatttttaaaaaatattgattattaataatattttttattattttaattattttttaatattctaaacTACGTTCataatgaatataaataaatggttGTTCAAGTTACATTTGTCCAGCTCATTTTGGACGTACATATTTTATTCATGGATCAGCCAAGTTCATTACAAGGAGCTTTGTATGCTGATAGGATCGTAAGTATAACGGGTTAACTGTTATGGTAACcgcttaaatattatttttgtctattaattttttttaaaatatacagaTGTGACATGCcatatgttaaattttttttacttcgtCAATCATTTCACTGTTTGTTAATGGGCAAATCAGCGAATAACAATTTTCGTTGATGGAAcagcatatttgatttttttttaaccgTTACCTTAATTGAGTGTACTTTTTCTGTAagagtttaattgattttttttttataatttttttactaattgCTTTGTAATCCTTTTGACTTATATATTAAATAActtcatatttaatatataaaatttaataaaaaaatacatttaggAATAAGGGATTGATCTCCTTGCAAGGGATCAATCTTAGCATCGACCCATTGTCACGACTTTTGCACTTTCAACTAGCATTGTTCATCCCATACACctgtttttgttttaaattgaaaacaaaattaaaaaatttccaaGTATCAAGCATGAATTATTTCtattatcttataaaaatattattttaaaataatttgtataatatttatGAGGTCTGTGTTACCATGGAGAAGACTTGGTTGGCCTATGAAGaagttaaaagaagaaaaagacaaaGTCCAGTTAGCTACCTTCCACAAAGAGAAGGTCCAGTCTCCGGTGTTTGCGGGTCTTTAGggaaaaaaatgtaataaaagcAGCAAATATAGGGCATGTTTGTCATTTCGGCATCGGGACTGAGTCAAGTCAGTCAACTCAGCCATGGGGCTATAGTAAAATAGGGAGAAAGGGACACAGCCCACGTGGGAGATGGTCGTGGCAATCGGATTTTAGGGTTTTCAGTTGATAGCTCCATTCTTCCCATCCCCATGTTACTCCTAGAATTTTTGTCCCCCCCCTTTTATATATCactatattaattttgatttaacatTGAATTTTCATTTGATGCATGAAAAAAAACCCTCATAATAAAAGTTATTAGAAACAAATATGATTATAGTTATAATTTTGTACACCTTGtatgatttataaataattagATTGATTATTAGCTTTGTATTGATATTATTGTCAGTATAGGAAGATATGGGTACTCGAAAACACgttatcttcctatttaagggTTAGAAAGGAATTATGAATAGTTTTAGGTATtatatcaaaaaaagaaaataataataacttataatgaaattaatgttcaaaaaattttaaaatttaaaattcaacatTTATTTTGCAAATAAAACTACGTTGCCGCGCATTAATTtaagttgtatatttatttaatactaaaattataataattaattaatgtatTACTGAGTGTAAGTTGATGATAATGATCCAAGAAAGATTAAAGGACTTTTATGAGAGTTTTggaatatatgtttttaatttttcgtCCTAATTAACTTTGAACTTGGCCTGCCAACCCTTGTCCATGAATTTGGTGTGttggtattaaaataaaaagtaccaCTATATAATATAAGATATTCAAGCATATAAAAGAATGATTTGAAGAATGGGAATTAAGACAAACAATACCCACGAGGAGAGAAAAAGAGAGGTGCCCATGAATGGACCATGCATATATGTTTAGGAGACCAACAAAATATTTCTATATTCATCATAATTGATTTCCATagcattaattaatatattgaagGACAGTTGCATTATGGAGATAGTTTAACAAAAAAGAATGATACATAAGAAGGTGTCGAAAGTTAATTTCTGAGGCCTGTTCCGATGTAACAATCAATAAAGTAGGGTGGTAAGGTATAATAAAAATTCGGAGATGCCCATTCCTATGTAATAGTTAGAAATGAACATTTGTGTGAACCCATATACTTAATATATCCATATTCAAAATTACAATAGGGTTAGACATATGGTGCTTTTAGAAGATACTAAGTGAGCACCTAAAGACGATCCTGACTTTCTGTTCTAGCTATGGTTAAGTCACTCGTTTTTCATTGTGAACTCTTTCCAAGATTATTGAGATCCACTTGAGCATAATAACATCATATTCTCTCAAAAAGAATAATAGAATGGGCCCCATCATATATACCCTCACGTATTCCATGATGTTAATTGCCTTACCATGCCACCACTACCACATAAAAGGACTTCCTTATAAATACCttctaaaatgaaagaaaagggaCCTTCTCCCCCTTTAACAATCTTGAGCACTTAGTACTccatgtacttaccttttccagTGCTCGCAATAACTTTCTTCCTCTTGTCTTCTTTTGCATTTTGCCTGCTTAATTTAATCGACTTCCTTTACACCACCACCTTCTTTTCTCTATCTCCTCCCTCATTAAAACTTGTATAACAAAATTAATACCTACATTATTGTAATTCAAATCCATAGTTGACATGAAGCAACTTGTGTAATGTTGATAATGTTATAAGGGCCCCGTTTCTCATTGGAGGCAAAGAACAACAAAAGAACCTGATGAGTTGGATACCAAATTTTGCATGTTAAAGTGAAGGCAAAGGGATGTatgatgatttatttatttatggccATCGTTTTGTTAAAATATcccaatatatattttgtataaataaaacaaatcccTAACCAGTCTTTGTATTCTTGCATGGTATAAGTGTAATAAAATACTATGTTCAAAGCAAATCTTTGATTGTTTgatcttctttttctttaaaagaTCCATCATTTTCAGTGGTggatcaataaataaataaaaaaaatttgcttttgggacttaaaaaaaagtttttgaatGCAAAGCATAGGTCTCTTTCaacaaatattgtatttttaattttgcacacaaacaatatatatatatatgtccaaTAAAATCCAAAAGTAGAAAAACCAATTAAACGACATGACATGTGATGTTCTCGAGTATGATATAGATATCCCCACGATTCCACCATGCAAAACTATGGGTTCTAACATCagaaacaaaaagaagaagaagcaattttgtacaaaaaagaaagaaattaattaaGTACCCATGCATGAACATCTTGATGGAAATGTTGAAGCTAAAGACTCATAATTGAGCCCATACATTAGAAAGAGAGTAACCTCTCAGGGGTGGAAGTATAaagtaattttatcatatatatataaatttagtaGTATAAATTGTGATGGTTGAGGTTTTAATTGTCATtgtattttatcatatatatatatatatgttttttttatataaaaataaaagaaataagagtatatatatgcgaaagaagaaagtaaagataaaagataaaaaaaataaactaaaaaaaacaagACCTTCGTGTGatgaattggtttttgatcaGCTTGCTATCTTTTGTTTAAATCTTTGTTTTTTGATATATCAATGCCGCcatttacatgatttttgaatggctttttatagctatcttttacatgattttcaattatttctttttttattttttttgtaggtGATGGTGGCAGACAATAGATataaaaaatgggaggaaaatgAGGTAAGTGAAAAAGTGGCTAGGTGACTAgggttttttggtttttttaggggggttaggttttttttgggtttaatgggcttttgaattggatttaatatttgagttttgtaatgagtttgggtagatgtaaatgggtcatgggttaaaGGTTTTAGTGAGTTTAGAGGTTTGGTTAGATTTTGATGAAATCGAGCCCGAGCAATTTGAGCTTCTACAATTACTATAGATTTatttgtgttataaattacataaaataattaaacttaagcctTGAATATTCAAACTCGAATCTAACCTATATTTTAAACAGATCTATTTTTTCGCAACCCACCCAATACCTTTTAGCAAACCCTCTCATCTTATGTCATGTTAAAATTATAGCATGTAATGAGTGTTAGATCCTTCTAGATATACATTCTTCCACCAAAAAAGGTtcatatgattattttaagaCGGAGTTCATATTATGTTACGGGTTAATTACATAAGGTAGAAAACAAGCTTTTGCATGAAGATTAAATGAGAAAATCATCCACCCTGCTGCCAATTCAGGATTCATTACAAATtggctttaattaaaaaaaaaaacaacaactgaTATAAGCCATTTCTTTTACATGAGCACAAAAATTACTACATTTACTGGTTCTTCAATGGCCCTGTGGCCTCAAACACTAAAACCTCAATTGTAGCTACTACGTTTAAGTGAAACGAAACCTTCCCAAACAAACACTGAACTATGAAACAGta carries:
- the LOC107893373 gene encoding auxin-responsive protein SAUR76, which gives rise to MAKGSNKLTKLLSVLKKLNSFNSKQSRTPTSTAAVAASDIIYNEESSADLHPVYVGKSRRRYLISSDIIDNPLFRELAERSGEDDDAVINVSCEVVLFEHLLWMLENADPQPESLEELVEFYAC